A window of Maioricimonas rarisocia genomic DNA:
TGTTTTCGATGCGGCGACGTCGACCGATGATGAGACCGACGGCGGGACCGGCAGCGTGGCCGGCCAGTTGCGACATCTATCGAATCGGGGAGGGTGAAGAATTCAGCCTGGCCAGGTCCCCCCGCAGAGTCACGCCGACCCGCGCGTTTTGACAGGCGCTGTCCGGACGGGGCACCACTCTGCGGGGCAGAATCAGGAATCTGGAGATGACAGGGCTCCCCGCGGAGCGGGTGGGGCCACGGTGCAGAAGCCGGCTGTCGGAGCGAAGGAATCGGTTTCCGGCAAGGCGACGGCTTCTTCGAGGGCTGCACATCGGCAGACAGGAATGTCTGCCCCACCTGTCTCAGCGCATGGCAGACAGGAATGTCTATCCTGCCTGTCTCCGGAGTGAATGCTTCACCTTGAAGATGCGCACGGCTCGCAGAGCCGTGGCACCCGGCACCTCGCGCGTCCTGCCACAGACAGTTCCGCTAAGGCCGGGTGGGGGCGGTCTCACCGGGAAGGAGGTGGTGAGGTGTCAGTCGTCTGCGGGAGGCGTGCGGGGTGGGGGATCGGGAACGTGGACGTAGATCTCGTCGTTCTCGACTTTGACTTCGTAGCAGTCCGTCTTGAGAGAGGCTTTGGGATTGTCGAGCCAGGTGCCGTCTTTCACACAGAACCTCCAGGCGTGCCAGGGGCAGTAGACGGCGGCGTCCTCGACGTATCCGGAGGCGAGAGAAGCTCCCATGTGGGGACAGGTGTCGTTGATCGCGTGGTAATCGCCGTCGAGGTGGAAAACGGCGACCATCCGTCCGTTGACGGGAAAGGAACGCCCTTCGCCCTGGGGGATATCGCCGGTGCGGGCGACAAACTCGAAATCAGCCATGCCATGTAATCCGCAGAACAGTCAAAATCGTGCCGGCCCGAGGTGCCAGTCGGGGCGACTCTCCGGATTCTGCACCGGAGCGGGGGGCCGGGTTCCGATCGTTGGTTGAGTGACCGGGAGGGCAGAACTATACTCGCTCCCTTCGCCGGTGCTGGCGAAAGTTTAACGACTCGGCAAATTGTTGGGGTAGGGTGTGCGATTCTCGTTAGTTGACCGCATCGTTGCGCTCGAGGCGGGCAAGTCGGTTCAGGCCGTGAAGAACTTGTCCATCGCCGAGGAGTACCTGGCGGACCATTTCCCCGGCTTCCCGGTGATGCCGGGCGTGCTGATGGTCGAGACGCTCGTTCAGGCGGGCGCCTGGCTGATGCGATACACGGAAGATTTCCGTTACAGCACGATCCTGATGAAATCGGCGAAAGCGGTTAAGTTCAATAACTTTGTGTCGCCGGGCAAGACGCTGCACGTGACCTGCAATGTCATCAAGCAGAGCCCGGAGGAATATACGTTCAAGGCATCGGGAACGGTTGATGGGACATCAGCCGTCAGTGCCCGGCTCGTTCTTCAGCAGTTTAATCTGGCCGACAACAACCCGGACCTGGCCGGCTCGGACGAACGCCGCATCGAAAAGATGCGAGAGCTGTTCTCCGCGGTGTGGCGTCCGGAAGGCAGCACGACGGCCAGCTGAGATCCAGCAGACTGCAAAACTGCGGCAGCAGCCGCCCGGCATGGCCGGCAAGCAAAAAACAGGGGAAATTCCATGAGGCTTTCAGGACGTGTCGCGCTGGTGACCGGAGGCAGCCGCGGGATCGGCCGGGCCATCGTCGAAGCACTTGCCCGGGAGGGAGCCAAGGTCGCATTTGTCTACCGCTCGAACAAGGATGCCGCCGACCAGCTGGTCGCTGACCTGGCGACGGACCAGCGGGAAGCGATCGCCCTGCAGGCGGACGTGGCGAATACGGAAGAGGTCGACAAGGTCGTCACCGAGGTGCTCGAGAAGTGGGAGCGGATTGACATTCTGGTGAACAATGCCGGAATTACCCGTGACGGGCTGCTGGCGACGATGGAGCCGGACAACTGGCACAGCGTCATCGAGACGAACCTGACGAGCGTCTACAACTTCTGCCACGCGGTGATGCGTCCGATGATGTCGCAGCGGAGCGGGCGGATCATCAACATGTCGAGCGTCTCGGCGGAGTTCGGCAACCAGGGTCAGGTCAATTACGCGGCCAGTAAAGGTGGCGTGCAGGGCCTGACGCGTTGCCTGGCCACGGAAATCGGCCGCCGGGGCATCACGGTGAACGCGATTGCCCCGGGTTTCATCGTCACGGACATGACCGAGGCGATCCGGAACGCTGCGGAATCGGAAATCAAGAAGAAGGTGCCGCTTCGCCGTCTGGGGCAGCCGGACGACATTGCCCATGCGGTGACGTTTCTGGCGAGCGACGAGGCGTCCTACATTACCGGTCAGGTACTGACGATCGACGGCGGGATGACCCTGGGGGGGATTTAACTCCCGTCGAGAGAACGATTAACATACGGCAGCCCGCGTCGTGGGTCAGACAGTCGACGTGGTTGTCGGGAAATCCGGGTCACGGGGAGTGACCTGAGTGGACGATGGAATCGAAGCCAACGGTTCTGATGTTCACGAGGATTTCGAGAGGACATTGGGTTGGTTTCGCGGCCTCCATGCTCACCGGGGCCGCGGGAATCATCAGGTTGGAAACAGGTGAGATGCACGGCTGCGGTCGAGGCACGAGCCGCGCTACGCAGCGCTTTCTTGGAGAACGTAAAGATGGCCACTTCCGAAGAAGTCTTCGAGAAGGTTCAAGAGACACTCGTGGATGCGCTGGGCGTGGACGACGACGAAGTCACGCGTGAAGCGACGCTGATCGGTGATCTGGGAGCCGAGTCGATCGACTTCCTCGACATCATCTTCCGCCTCGAGAAGAACTTCGACATCAAGATTCCGCGTGGGGAACTGTTCCCGGAGAACCTGGCAGCTGCCGATTCGGGATTCGTGGAAGATGGCGTTGTGACTGACAAGGGAATCGCCGAACTGCGTGCCCGGATGCCGCACGCCGACGTCGATTCGTTCGCCGACGACCCCAAGGTCGAAAACATTCAGGAACTGTTCACGGTCGACATGATCTGCAAGTTCCTGGAAAGCAAGGTGAACGGCTAGAGCGACGAGCAACCGCACGCTGGCAGGGACGGGTGCGCTGGCACCCGCTTTCCCTGTCGTGGTCGCGGGCGGTGAGACACCCCGGAAGTTACCGCGTCCTCTCGAAAGGTTTGCGTCATGCGATGGTTCTGGGTCGACCGTTTCATCGAGTTCGACAGCGGTCGGTCGGCCAAGGCGATCAAGAATGTCACGCTCGCAGAAGAGCACCTGCATGATCACTTTCCGGGCTTTCCGGTCATGCCGGGGTCGCTGATTCTCGAAGGGATGGCGCAAACGGGCGGCATCCTGCTGGGAGAGACGCGGGACTTCGAACATATCGTCGTGCTGGCGAAGGTGCCGAAGGTCGAGTACCACAGTTGGGCCTGCCCGGGGGACACGCTGACGTACGAAGCGACCCTGCTCGACGCCCGCGATGAAGGGGGCATGGTTTCGGTCACGGCCCGCTGCGGCGAGCGGCTGGTCGCCGAGGCAGAAATCATGTTCGCTCATCTGGAGCAGTCCGCCGGCGGCGACGTTCCCGAGGGGGCCTCACAGAAGAACTTCGTGTTCGAACTGGGTGGGCTGATGGGGATTCTGGACGTCGGAAAAGCGGGAGACGCTCCTGCCTCCGCCGATGCCGCAGACTGAGCGGAGCGGCCATCTGCAGGCTGCCGATTGCCGTCAGGTCTTTCCCAGACTCGCGCAAGTGCGATAATATCCCGCAATGGTGCCGGCACGGCCAATGTGCCGCACTTTCGCGGTGACGGTCCCGAAAGGTGTTCGCGACCGCCCGCTTCACTCGACCGGTCACAGCCGACCGACATGTAATGAAGGGATGTGGTGATGAGACGTCGCGTCGTCGTCACAGGACTGGGGTGCATCACTCCGGTCGGCAACACGATTGACCGGATGTGGGACAGCCTCATGGAGGGGCGAAGCGGGATCGACTACATCACCCACTTCGACGCGTCCAGCTTTCCGACGCGTTTCGCCGCCGAAGTCAAGGACTTCAACCTCGGCGAGTACATCGACCATCCCGAACGGTTCGATGTCGCGGGGCGGCACATTCGCTTTGCCATTGGAGCGGCCGTTCAGGCGGTGCGGGATGCCGGCATGGACGATGGAAAGATCGACCCGGCCCGATTCGGCGTCTACCTGGGTGCCGGGGAAGGTCAGCAGGACTTCTTCCTGTTCATGTCGATGATCGCCCAGGCCCAGAAAGACGGCGAGTTCGACATGGAAGTCTTCACGCGGTGCGGCCTGGAACGGCTGAACCCGCTGGAAGAGCTGGAGCAGGAACCGAACATGCCGGCCGGCCACCTGGCGGCACTGTTCAATGCCCAGGGACCGAACCTGAACTGTCTGACCGCGTGTGCCGCGTCGAGTCAGGCAATTGGAGAAGCGACCGAGATCATCCGCCAGGGTGAAGCGGACGTGATGCTTTCAGGCGGTGCCCACAGCATGATTCACCCGTTTGGCGTGACGGGATTCAATCTGCTGACGGCTCTTTCGACCCGGAACGACCATCCGCAGCAGGCCTCGCGACCGTTCGACAAGGAACGGGACGGCTTCGTGCTGGGTGAAGGTGCGGGTATGCTGATCCTGGAAGAGCTCGATCACGCCAAAGCGCGTGGTGCGCAGATCTACGGCGAGATTGTGGGCTACGGGTCAACAGCCGACGCCTACCGGATCACTGATATTCACCCGGAAGGGCGCGGTGCGACCGCCTGTATCAACATGGCCGTCAAAGACGCCCGCCTCAACGCGGAAGACGTAGATTACGTAAATGCCCATGGCACGAGCACGGCCGTCAATGATAGAGTAGAGACGATGGCCGTCAGGCAGGCTCTTGGGGATCACGCCCCCGAGACACCTGTGTCGAGTACCAAGAGCATGATGGGGCACCTGATCGCCGCCGCTGGAAGCGCCGAAGCGATCATCTGCCTGCTGTCCATCAACCGGGGAGTGGTTCCTCCGACGATCAATTACGAGACGCCGGATCCGGACTGCAACCTCGATTACGTGCCCAATGCCGCTCGAGAGCATCAGGTCCGCAACGCCCTGTCGAACAGTTTCGGCTTCGGTGGGCAGAACGTGTCGCTGGTTTTCTCGGGATTCAAAGGCTAGTCGCGGACAACCGCGAAACCGGGCAATTGACGTTCGATGGAGTGCACGGGGCAAGAACTCCCGACGTGGCCGTGATGAGTCTGTCTCGTCATGGGACACGGCGGAGGACGCGCCCGAACGACAGGATGTCACCGACATCGCAGCCTGCGGGCCCATTGTCGTTCGGGAGAGTTCTCTGTGGTTCTGCATTTGCTCGTTGCGATTTTCGGGACCTTCGTGGTCGTCGACCTGCTCAGCCACGTCTTCTACGCGGTGGTTTCGCGCGGACATTTTTCGCGTCAGCCCCCGTTTCGGATTGAACGGGTGCCGCCGGCACCGGACGCCGAAGACGTCGAGATTGTCACGGCGGACGGAATCCGGATTGTCGGGACCGTGCTGCTTCCGGACGGCGACCGCCCACATGGGGTCGTGATCTTCTGCCCCGAGTTCGGTGCCGACCGCCACTCGGTCCTGCGCTACCTTGCCGCCCTGCGCGAGTCGGGATTCGCACTGCTGACGATCGACTTTCGCAATTCGGGCGAGAGCGAGCACGCACCGGGTTACCGCCCGCTGCACTGGTTCAGCAACCACGAGATGACGGACGTGCGGGCAGCGGTCGACTACTGCCGTCGGCGGGCTGACCTGCAGGGACTGCCTATCGGACTGTTCGGTGTCAGCCGTGGTGGCGGGGCTGCACTCGCAGTGGCGGCGACCGATCCCGGCATTGCCGGAGTGATCGGGCAGAGTTCGTTTCACACCAGCGGGACGACGCACTTCCACACACGCCGCTGGCTGCACTACGCAATGCCGACGTGGGCGGCCAACTGTGTTCCGGACTGGCACATCTGGGCCACGATGAAGGTCGTCGCGTGGATGTGCGGCATGGAGAACGGATGTCGCTACCCGGCCCTGGAACGGTTGCTGCCCCGGCTGCACACGCGGCCGGTGCTGCTGATTGCCGGCCGCAACGATTCGTACATACCGGTCGAGATTCCGCGGAAGATGTGCAAGCTGCTGCGGAAGACCGAGCGGGCGCTGTGGGTGGTGCCCAAGGCCAAGCACAACCGGGAGCGTGAGGCGGCTCCACGAGAATTCGATCGCCGGGTGGTGCAGTTCTTTGCCGGGGCATTCAATGTGCCGGTGACGCGAGCGCACGAGCCGACCTTCGAAACGGGAGCCGACGTCGCACCGAAGAAGGTGCTCAAAGAGATTCCGCAGAGCCGAGAACGCTCTTTCTGAAACCGGCCGCAGCGAGGATAATCCCGGCCGGTCGTCGTCTCCGCACTCGTCAGCCGCAGGCAGGCTCGGGCGCAGAATCCGTCGTGCTTCGCCTGAAACGATGCCGGCGCGATACGAAAACAGGGGCGGCCGCATACGCCCGATTTGCCGCCACTTACGGAATCGTCGCTGCAGGATGCTCGATCCCATCTCCCTCAGCCCCCCCGGACACGCGCATTTCGTCGGGATCGGCGGCGCCGGCATGCGTGCCCTGGCGGAATACCTGAGCGATTACGGCTGGAGGCTGAGTGGCTCGGACCTGGACGTGAACACTCCTGGTGCCCGGGCGCTGGCAGCCCGAGGAGTCGCGGTGTCGACCGGTCACCGCCGGGAGCACGTCGCGGAGGGGACGAATCTCGTCATTCACAGTGCGGCCGTGCCGGCCGACAATCCGGAGCGGATCGAAGCCCGGGAACGTGGCCTGCCGGATCTCTCGTATGTCGACGTGCTGGGCATCCTGTGCCGGCAACGGGAGACGATCGGAATTGCCGGTACCCACGGGAAAAGCACAACGACGGCGCTCTGCAGCTGGATTCTCGAGTCGGCGGGAGCCGATCCGGGCTACCTCTGTGGTGCCGAGCTGGCGAAAGTGCAGCGTGGGGGACGTGCGGGAAGCGGACGCCACCTCGTCGTTGAGTGCTGCGAATTCCGTCGCCACTTTCTCGAGGTTCCTGTTCGTTCGGCGGCGATTCTTTCGGTCGAGCCGGATCACTTCGACTGCTACGCGACTCTCGACGAAACAGTCGACGCGTTCGCATCCTTTGCCGGGAATCTTCCTGCCGACGGGTTGCTGCTGTGGAATGCGGAATGTGCGAACACCGCACGTGCCGTGGCCGGGGCGACGTGCCGGTGCGTGAGCTTCGCGATCGACGGCCCAGCGGACTGGCGGGCTGCGCGGGTGAGAGCAAACGGCCCGGGCATCGAATTCGATGTCGTTCACCATGGGACGACAGTCACACACGTGCGGCTGCCGCTGCCGGGGCGTCACAACGCAATGAATGCACTGACGGCTGCGGCACTGTGCCTGAAGCATGGCATTGATCCGGAAGCGGTCGCCGAAGGGCTGGCGTCATTTCCCGGTCTTCGCCGACGATTCGAGTTGATGGGCCACTGGCGGGGTGCGGTGCTGGTGGACGACTATGCCCATCACCCAACCGAAATTCGAGCGGCCCTGCAGGCGGCCCGGGACGCTTTCCCCGGCGGTCGGCTGCGATGCGTATTTCAGCCGCACCAGCGCCAGCGGACCGAAATGCTCATGGAAGAGTTTGCAGTGGCTCTGGCGAGCGCGGATCAGGTATTCGTGGTTCCGGTTTTCTCGGCCCGGGAGAGCGATGACCAGGCGAACGTGACATTGTCGCGTGAGCTGGTGTCGCTGACGGGAGTTCGCGGAGGCCGGTCGGAGTTTGGAACGTCGCTTGACCGCATTGCGGCCACATTGGAGACTGACGTCCGCGAAGGCGACGTGTTGATCACATTGGGCGCTGGAGATATTTACCGACTCCATGACCGCTTTGACCGAAGAATTCTCTGACATTACCCGCAGCGATGTTCCGCTGGCGCCGTACACGTGGCTGAATGTGGGCGGACCGGCGCAGCTGTTCATCGAACCGCGGACCCGTGAGGAACTCAGCGGCGTGATCGCCGCCTGCCAGCGGGACGAGATTCCCGTTCGGCTGCTGGGAGGAGGCTCGAACCTGCTCGTGCGGGACGAAGGTTTCGGCGGTGCGGTGATTCACCTTGCAGGTGAAGAGTTCACCTCGGTGTCGATCGACGGGACCACGGTGCGGGCCGGTGCGGCCGCGGCACTGTCTCACGTGATCTCGCAGACCGTGAACGCCGGCCTGGCAGGACTGGAAACCCTTGTCGGCATTCCGGGAACGCTGGGTGGTGCCATTCGGGGGAACGCCGGCGGCCGACATGGGGACATCGGGCAGTTCGTTCGTGCCGTCGACGTGATAACGTCCGAAGGCAAGGAGTTCACGCGGCAGGAGGACGAACTTGCCTTCGACTACCGGCACAGCAGCATCAACGAGCTGGTCATCGTCTCGGCGGAGCTGGCGCTGGCGGAAGAAGATCCGGACAGTCTGACCCGGCGGATGCGGAAGCTGTGGATCATGAAGAAGGCGGCACAGCCGCTTTCGTTCCAGTCGGCCGGCTGCATCTTCAAGAACCCGCGTGGACTGAGTGCCGGAGCGCTCATCGAACAGGCGGGACTGAAGGGGACGCGGGTTGGACAGTGTGAGGTGAGTGACCGTCACGCGAACTTCATCGTCACGCACGACGGTGCCACGTCCGACGAGGTGCTGAAGCTGATCGATCTGGTCCGGACTCAGGTGTCCGAGATCCATGGCGTGCAGCTGGAACTGGAAATCCAGGTCTGGTAATGCTCCGGAGCAACGCCGGCCCCGGGCATGGGAAGTCGCCCGGAAGTCACGGGTCGGGCGACGTTTTTCGTGGACAGATCGCCCGGAAAGGTCGATTTCGAGCTGGAGAAGTGTTCTGCAAATGGTAGATACTCGTATCGGGATCGATTGAATTGATCCTGGTGTCGCGATCCGACATATGGGGACAGGAACCTGGACGTAACAGGATTTCTGCAGGGGAGTCGCGACGATTGCTGTTTGT
This region includes:
- a CDS encoding Rieske (2Fe-2S) protein → MADFEFVARTGDIPQGEGRSFPVNGRMVAVFHLDGDYHAINDTCPHMGASLASGYVEDAAVYCPWHAWRFCVKDGTWLDNPKASLKTDCYEVKVENDEIYVHVPDPPPRTPPADD
- a CDS encoding 3-hydroxyacyl-ACP dehydratase FabZ family protein — translated: MRFSLVDRIVALEAGKSVQAVKNLSIAEEYLADHFPGFPVMPGVLMVETLVQAGAWLMRYTEDFRYSTILMKSAKAVKFNNFVSPGKTLHVTCNVIKQSPEEYTFKASGTVDGTSAVSARLVLQQFNLADNNPDLAGSDERRIEKMRELFSAVWRPEGSTTAS
- the fabG gene encoding 3-oxoacyl-[acyl-carrier-protein] reductase gives rise to the protein MRLSGRVALVTGGSRGIGRAIVEALAREGAKVAFVYRSNKDAADQLVADLATDQREAIALQADVANTEEVDKVVTEVLEKWERIDILVNNAGITRDGLLATMEPDNWHSVIETNLTSVYNFCHAVMRPMMSQRSGRIINMSSVSAEFGNQGQVNYAASKGGVQGLTRCLATEIGRRGITVNAIAPGFIVTDMTEAIRNAAESEIKKKVPLRRLGQPDDIAHAVTFLASDEASYITGQVLTIDGGMTLGGI
- a CDS encoding acyl carrier protein, with the translated sequence MATSEEVFEKVQETLVDALGVDDDEVTREATLIGDLGAESIDFLDIIFRLEKNFDIKIPRGELFPENLAAADSGFVEDGVVTDKGIAELRARMPHADVDSFADDPKVENIQELFTVDMICKFLESKVNG
- a CDS encoding 3-hydroxyacyl-ACP dehydratase FabZ family protein, coding for MRWFWVDRFIEFDSGRSAKAIKNVTLAEEHLHDHFPGFPVMPGSLILEGMAQTGGILLGETRDFEHIVVLAKVPKVEYHSWACPGDTLTYEATLLDARDEGGMVSVTARCGERLVAEAEIMFAHLEQSAGGDVPEGASQKNFVFELGGLMGILDVGKAGDAPASADAAD
- the fabF gene encoding beta-ketoacyl-ACP synthase II, with the translated sequence MRRRVVVTGLGCITPVGNTIDRMWDSLMEGRSGIDYITHFDASSFPTRFAAEVKDFNLGEYIDHPERFDVAGRHIRFAIGAAVQAVRDAGMDDGKIDPARFGVYLGAGEGQQDFFLFMSMIAQAQKDGEFDMEVFTRCGLERLNPLEELEQEPNMPAGHLAALFNAQGPNLNCLTACAASSQAIGEATEIIRQGEADVMLSGGAHSMIHPFGVTGFNLLTALSTRNDHPQQASRPFDKERDGFVLGEGAGMLILEELDHAKARGAQIYGEIVGYGSTADAYRITDIHPEGRGATACINMAVKDARLNAEDVDYVNAHGTSTAVNDRVETMAVRQALGDHAPETPVSSTKSMMGHLIAAAGSAEAIICLLSINRGVVPPTINYETPDPDCNLDYVPNAAREHQVRNALSNSFGFGGQNVSLVFSGFKG
- a CDS encoding alpha/beta hydrolase; this encodes MVLHLLVAIFGTFVVVDLLSHVFYAVVSRGHFSRQPPFRIERVPPAPDAEDVEIVTADGIRIVGTVLLPDGDRPHGVVIFCPEFGADRHSVLRYLAALRESGFALLTIDFRNSGESEHAPGYRPLHWFSNHEMTDVRAAVDYCRRRADLQGLPIGLFGVSRGGGAALAVAATDPGIAGVIGQSSFHTSGTTHFHTRRWLHYAMPTWAANCVPDWHIWATMKVVAWMCGMENGCRYPALERLLPRLHTRPVLLIAGRNDSYIPVEIPRKMCKLLRKTERALWVVPKAKHNREREAAPREFDRRVVQFFAGAFNVPVTRAHEPTFETGADVAPKKVLKEIPQSRERSF
- the murC gene encoding UDP-N-acetylmuramate--L-alanine ligase — protein: MLDPISLSPPGHAHFVGIGGAGMRALAEYLSDYGWRLSGSDLDVNTPGARALAARGVAVSTGHRREHVAEGTNLVIHSAAVPADNPERIEARERGLPDLSYVDVLGILCRQRETIGIAGTHGKSTTTALCSWILESAGADPGYLCGAELAKVQRGGRAGSGRHLVVECCEFRRHFLEVPVRSAAILSVEPDHFDCYATLDETVDAFASFAGNLPADGLLLWNAECANTARAVAGATCRCVSFAIDGPADWRAARVRANGPGIEFDVVHHGTTVTHVRLPLPGRHNAMNALTAAALCLKHGIDPEAVAEGLASFPGLRRRFELMGHWRGAVLVDDYAHHPTEIRAALQAARDAFPGGRLRCVFQPHQRQRTEMLMEEFAVALASADQVFVVPVFSARESDDQANVTLSRELVSLTGVRGGRSEFGTSLDRIAATLETDVREGDVLITLGAGDIYRLHDRFDRRIL
- the murB gene encoding UDP-N-acetylmuramate dehydrogenase → MTALTEEFSDITRSDVPLAPYTWLNVGGPAQLFIEPRTREELSGVIAACQRDEIPVRLLGGGSNLLVRDEGFGGAVIHLAGEEFTSVSIDGTTVRAGAAAALSHVISQTVNAGLAGLETLVGIPGTLGGAIRGNAGGRHGDIGQFVRAVDVITSEGKEFTRQEDELAFDYRHSSINELVIVSAELALAEEDPDSLTRRMRKLWIMKKAAQPLSFQSAGCIFKNPRGLSAGALIEQAGLKGTRVGQCEVSDRHANFIVTHDGATSDEVLKLIDLVRTQVSEIHGVQLELEIQVW